Below is a genomic region from Virgibacillus dokdonensis.
TGAACAAGCTTTATTTGGGTTGTTTGACCAAATGCCATTAAGTATTATTTTGTCATTACTTGGCATTTTGCTTATTAGTACCTTTTTTATTACGTCTGCTGATTCCGCAACCTTTGTTTTAGCGATGCAGACAACGAATGGATCGATGACACCACCGACAGCGGTAAAGTTTGCTTGGGGAATTGCACAATCCTCTATAGCTGCTGTATTGTTATATACGGGTGGTTTACAAGCATTGCAGAATGCACTTATTTCCGCCGCCTTGCCATTTTCGTTTATTATGCTATTGATGATTGTTTCTTTTTATAAAGCACTGAAAAAAGACAAAGGCAGAAATCAGTAGAAAAATTTTATTCTAAAAACCTTCACTATCACCATGGTAATCCCAACGTTTCATTTATTAAATATAGTAGAATAAGCCTGCTTGTAGTCATAAAACAAGCAGGCTATTCCTCACTTTATCGGAACAAATCTAAAAAGCGTTCCCAGATGCCTTTTTCTTCTTCTGTTTGTTCAGGTTCTTCTTGCTCAGGGATTTCAATGCTTTCTGTTTGCAGGACAAACTGTACGACTTCTACTTGTTCATTTTTGTCGGAAATGAAAGAGATTGGTTTGTAGTCGGAGTTATCATATTCTTCCATCATTTCTTCGGTTTCTTGTTCGATTTGACCTGGTAAATTACTCGTAGCTTCTCGTAGCTCTTTTGTACCTGTATATAAATCACTGATGCCATTACTTGTGCCTGCTGTTCCCTTTGCTAACTCTTGTATACCTGCATCCAAATCTTGATAGGAAGTAGCTAATTCTTCTACACCATCTGTATAGTCCACTAATCCATTATGAAATGTTTCGTATTCATCATTAAATGTTGCAAACCCTTCTTGAATTTGGTCCATCATGTCCAGTTGATTCATGGAATTCAATGTTTGCTCCATCTCCTTAGCCATTTGCCTTAAGTTTTTTGCCATCTCCGTTGTTGCGCTAGAGGATTGTTCCAATGCTACAGTTACGCCGTCGAATGCACCTGTTACTTGGTTATAGGTTTCTTTAGCGATGTTTGCTGCCCGATACGTATTTACTAATTGTTCAATAACTTCTTGGTCGGCGTTACTATTTTTTAATTCTTTTATTTGCGCTTCGGTAATTGCATCGGACGGAATGGCATGCATTGCTTTATCTAATTGACCTTTTGCTTGATAATAATTCTGTTTCAGACCATCCGTAGCTTTTGTTGATTCTTCCAATCCATTTGCAATTTCTCGTAAATGGGCTGGTAACGCTTGAATGGAGCTGAGATCTATATTACTCGTACTTTGTTGTACCGTTTGGTTCATGGTGTGTAATGCCTCTTTAATAGACGCAGATCCGCTTACTAATTCACCAGATGACTGGTTTAATTCATTTATGCCGTTTTTGTATTCTGTGGAACCATCACGAATTCCTTGTGCACCTTTATTTAGTTCCGATACGCCTGTTTTTAAATCACCAACACCTGCATGTATGTCACTTATTGCATTTGCTAGCTCCTGCATTTCTCCAGTTACGCCACTTGTATCAGGACTCTCGATGGACATGGAATAGGGAGCTGCATTTATTTCGATTGGATCCATTTCAAACTCTGACACGTCGGTTGAAATAATAAAATCTTCTTCTTGTTCTGGCATCACGGTAAAATTGACTTGTTTATTTTGACCTGCATTTGCTTTTGTTCCTTCTGGAGCTTGAATATTATCAAACTTTGTTGGATCTAGCGTTACGGCAATTTGTAACAAATAATTGTTAAAAAACTTTGGATCTACGTCCTCATTCCTGGAAGTGGAAATTTGTATTTCTAGCGCACCACTTTTACCTGCTAATTCCTCGGTTTGTATTTCCTTACCATCCAGAATATAGGTAATCGAAATATCCCAAGGAAGTGGTTTGTTTGGCATATTTCCTTGGTAATAAAATTCCTTCTCTTCCTCGGCTTGAAATTGGATTTTGTTTCCGTTTTTTTCTATATCTAGTAAGTTTGTTAAGTTTCGGACAGAACTGTACGCTCCATAATCAATTATTTTTCCGGGCTTCGTTACTTGAAATGTATTGACAACATACATTTCTTTCATTTGCCCATTGGCGCGCATATTACCGTAAATGACTTCATCTTTTGTTTTGTATTCGCCTTTGTCTGTAGAATTTTTTGATTCTTTTTCTGCTGGATCATCATTTGCTAAAACGGCAGAAGGAAGAAACGCCACTACGAGCATAAAAATGAACAGCAGTAGACTTATTTTCTTCACTATCGGAAAGGTAGAAGTCAAGCTACGGGTTTTACCATAAATATTTGCTAATAGGCGCATCGTATCACTCCCCTTTGTAAAAGTTTGCTTTCCATGTTGTTTTTTCAATAACGCGGTCTAGTAGGCTTAGCAGTGCAGGTAATACTAACACGACCATGATAAATGCGAGCAACGCACCTCTACCTAATAAAAGTCCGATAGAAGCAACAATTTGGTTGGACGAGGTCAGCCATAGAATAAATCCTACACTGGATAGAATTGAAGCGGATACGCCGATGGAAAATATTTTCTCATCTATTGTTTTCTTAATGGCTGGTAATGCATGCATTTCTTTGCGATTTTCTTTATACGCTTCTGTTAAAAGAATGGCATAGTCCACTGTCGCTGCCAGTTGTACGGTACTGATAATCAAATATCCTACATAAACGAGTGGCGTATTTGTGAAATATGGAATTGATAAATTGATCCAGACAGCTGATTGTATCGTGACTAATAAAACAACCGGAAAAGAGAGTGACCGGAAAGTAATGAGTAACACAGTAGCAATGGCTATTACAGTTAACAGGTTAACCACCGTATTATCCTTTTCAACTACATGCTTCATATCATATAAGGTGACGCTTTCCCCTAATATGTGGTAATTGTCTTCATAGTAATTCGAGGTAAGCAATTGAATTTCATCAATAAAAGCAAACGTTGCCTCACCTTCCGTATCTACCGTCGTATTAACGATGACTCGACTGTAATTCTCAGAAAAGAATGGCGCTGTTACGGATTCATCTAAGTAGTTAGGAGGTATTGCGGGACCAATAGCATCCACATAGGATACAGTACTTTTTACCTCTGGAAAATTTTTCAATTCTTGCACGAAATGCTTTTCTTTTGCGATATCGCCTTTTGGAAGTAGTAAAACCATCGGTGTATGTTTTCCAAACACTTCTTCAATGGCTACTTCGTCGTTATATGCTCTTGACGCTTCGGGTTGTTCGCCAATGCCATATAAAAAATTGGTTTGGCTTTGACCTAAGAAGGCTGGCACCATGAAGATTAATAAAACAATTAGTGCTGGTACACGAAGTTTATTTAATGTTTTTCCAACGTTTCGTATACTTGGTAGTAATTGTTTGTGCTCGGTTTTATCAATCCAATGGTAGAACATCAACGTTAAAGCAGGTAGAAATACCATGACACTAATAAAGCTAAGGGCAATTCCTTTCACCAAATTAAGTCCTAGATCTGCTCCAATTTCGAAGTCCATAAAGGTTAAGGCGATAAAGCCAAAAAATGTGGTGGAAGCACTCGCTGCAATTGCTGGAAACGAGCGTTTCATCGCCATCTGCATGGCTTCTGCTGGTGTGTCTGTTTGTTTGCGATAATCCCCAAAACTATGCAGTAAAAATATCGCATAATCAAGCGAAACCGCTAACTGCAATATAGGAGCAACGGATTGGGTGATAAATGATATTTCGCCGATAAATATATTGGTTCCTAAGTTAATAATGACAGAAATGCCGATGGCAGTTAGGAAAAAAACAGGTTCTGCCCATGATCTCGTCGATAGAATAAGAATAATGATAATAATTGGTATGAGTAATGCAGCTGCATACATTGTTTCTTTCCCCGTCATTTTTTGGGAGGTTGCTGTATCTAGTGCTTCACCAGCCATAGAGTTCTTTTTCCCAATTAATTCATAGATTTCATCGGTCGTTTCCACTTCTTTCCCTTCTGCAATATGGAAAGAAAATAACGCATTTCCATTTCTATAATAGGAATCAACCGTATCTTTATCCGCCATTTCAATCGGTGTTTTCGTATCAATTGCATCATCTAGCCATGTAACTTCAGAAACGCCATCTATTGCTTTTAGATCTTGCTTGAATTCTAAGGCTTCTTGAATTTCTATATCTTTTATCATGACGCGTGTATTAGCTACAGCACCATCAAATTCTTCCTCCATCGTTTCCATGGCAATGGTTGATGGGGAGTCCTTTGGAAGATAATCAACCATACTATAATTTATGGAAACCGCAAATTGTGCAAGTGCACTAATGATAGCTAGTGTGATAAACGTAATAACGACGGCTTTTTTATGTCTGATAATTTTTGTTATCCAATCAATCGGTGTCCACCATCCCTTGCGTATATAATTGAAAGCCTCTATTATTATATTATACACTTTGTTGGATAAACAACAAATAGTTTACTAAATTGTGCGGTAAATCCATCATTTTTTCACTATAGGAAAGCAGAAAACTTTTACGCTTTAGCGCATAAGCAAAATGGCAGCGTTGTATCATAATCAAAATTGACAAAAGGACAAGTATGTCTAATGGTATAGGTGAGTATGAAGTGGGGGTTGGTATACATGGTAATAATTGGGCATCCAGTCCGACTCCATCACTCACCAACGAGGCGACGTTATGCCATTGTCCTATGATCGGTTCGCGCCATTTCTTTATCTCCTTTGATTCGTTCCATTATCTACTGCTAAACGGATGCCCGCGCTTTGTTCTCAAGTGAGTCGTAAATTTTTGCACGATATATAAGGTTTTAGGGTTTATAGTATAATTAAACATGCAGCATCAAACTTAACGAAAAGCAAAGTATTTTTAAAAGAAAGTGTGGCGTTATATGATTGAAAAAGTGGACCGTCGAATAAAGTATACAAGAATGGTGTTGAAGGATAGCTTAATTACATTGTTAAAAACAAAGCATCTTTCAGCAATTACAGTAAAGGAACTTTGTAAGCATGCAGATGTTAATCGTTCTACTTTTTATGCGCATTACAAAGATCCATATGATTTATTGATGAATATAGAAGAAGAAATTATAAAAGGTTTGAATTCTTATTTAAGCCAACAAAATTTTGCTGAAAGAAAACAAGCATTGCAAACGACGGAGAAGTTATTAGAGTATGTCGCTACAAAATATTGCATTTGTCATACACTTCTGAATGAAAGTGAGAATACATCGTTTGAAAGCAAATTAATGAATGTGGCAAGAAACTTCCTAATAAAAAATTGGTTGGACGAAAATAAAATTGGAAAATCCAAATCAGAATATATTAGTACCTTCATCGTTAGTGGTAGTATTCATGTAATAAAAAATTGGTTAGTGAATAACATGGATAAACCGCCCCAGCAGATTGCTGAAATTATTAATAACATTGCTAATAATGGAATCAGAGGGGTAGAAGGAAGTGGATGAACAGAAGTGAAAAAATAATTATGAACGAAATGACGTATTGTAAAAGTTAATGATTGAAAGCAACCAAACCATCGCATTTTATACTAGCTATTGCGATGGTTTCGTATCTATTTAATCTATATTAAAGTTCGCGTTTCAAAGAAGTAAAGTACTTTTTTAGCTTCACTGAAATGGATAGTAATAACGAAGGGTGAAAGACAATGCATCACACAAATGAAGTTAGCAATTATATAAATAATGTAGAAGATAGATGGAAAGACGCTTTTGTAGAATTGAAAAAAACAATTGACCAAAAGATCCCTGATGGATTTGAGTTAGTAATGCAGTATGGTATGCCATCCTATGTAGTTACCTCTATCTATTTACCCTGACGGCTATCATTGCAAAAAAAACACACCCATACATTTATTAATATTGCAGCACAAAAAAATCATTTGGCTGTATACCATATGGGAATTTATGCAGATCAAAAATGGTTAACGTGGTTTAAAGGCGAGTACCCCAATTATATGAATACAAAATTAAATATAGGGAGGAAAAGCTGTATTCGATTTACCAAACCTAAAAAAACTCCCTATCAGTAATTGGTGAGCTTGTTTCGAAAATGTCCGTAGCGGACTAGAT
It encodes:
- a CDS encoding efflux RND transporter permease subunit, coding for MVDYLPKDSPSTIAMETMEEEFDGAVANTRVMIKDIEIQEALEFKQDLKAIDGVSEVTWLDDAIDTKTPIEMADKDTVDSYYRNGNALFSFHIAEGKEVETTDEIYELIGKKNSMAGEALDTATSQKMTGKETMYAAALLIPIIIIILILSTRSWAEPVFFLTAIGISVIINLGTNIFIGEISFITQSVAPILQLAVSLDYAIFLLHSFGDYRKQTDTPAEAMQMAMKRSFPAIAASASTTFFGFIALTFMDFEIGADLGLNLVKGIALSFISVMVFLPALTLMFYHWIDKTEHKQLLPSIRNVGKTLNKLRVPALIVLLIFMVPAFLGQSQTNFLYGIGEQPEASRAYNDEVAIEEVFGKHTPMVLLLPKGDIAKEKHFVQELKNFPEVKSTVSYVDAIGPAIPPNYLDESVTAPFFSENYSRVIVNTTVDTEGEATFAFIDEIQLLTSNYYEDNYHILGESVTLYDMKHVVEKDNTVVNLLTVIAIATVLLITFRSLSFPVVLLVTIQSAVWINLSIPYFTNTPLVYVGYLIISTVQLAATVDYAILLTEAYKENRKEMHALPAIKKTIDEKIFSIGVSASILSSVGFILWLTSSNQIVASIGLLLGRGALLAFIMVVLVLPALLSLLDRVIEKTTWKANFYKGE
- a CDS encoding TetR/AcrR family transcriptional regulator; translated protein: MIEKVDRRIKYTRMVLKDSLITLLKTKHLSAITVKELCKHADVNRSTFYAHYKDPYDLLMNIEEEIIKGLNSYLSQQNFAERKQALQTTEKLLEYVATKYCICHTLLNESENTSFESKLMNVARNFLIKNWLDENKIGKSKSEYISTFIVSGSIHVIKNWLVNNMDKPPQQIAEIINNIANNGIRGVEGSG
- a CDS encoding DUF1801 domain-containing protein, which codes for MHHTNEVSNYINNVEDRWKDAFVELKKTIDQKIPDGFELVMQYGMPSYVVTSIYLP